From Phenylobacterium montanum, the proteins below share one genomic window:
- a CDS encoding TonB-dependent receptor gives MNPPYRIPARAPSPRSLLAGLMGATALAVLASPARAADSAAAAAASPGLDDAAVSQIVVTARHRSEDSQKVPIALTVLGGALLAKTDTTGIAQVSQFVPSIQFTFFNARNANINIRGLGANVGLASDGLEPGVGFYVDQVYYDRPAAATFELADVDRIEVLRGPQGTLFGKNTTAGAISITSAAPSFKPEASLELTGGDYGLFQTKAQVSGPLIDDQLAGRLSLASSTREGTVTNLATGDKVNGYLNLTARGQLLWVPTSDLKVKLIADYSKQDANCCDLVLAGAVLPPNGKNFVRIVEGLGYTPLLDPFARKADTNSKVQARQETGGISLQTEWSLPKAVITSITAWRFWNWWPSNDSDYTPLSVLTYSQNADAQNQLSQELRIASTGVNRIDYVAGLYYFREQVDARILQQFGDAGSAFFLGAAVPSAVASGYTLTGTGSFDTTSYAAFGQATWHFTSRLSLTGGLRYTYDDKNGRFHQLASGGVPLTGALAAFAPYRLALGRSVAFSIRDGKGDVSGQANIAYQVTSDVLAYATYARGFKSGGLNLTQLPAGVSPVVAPESIDSYEVGLKTRLLDGHVTLNADGFWQEDSDYQANITDPATAKQYLSNIPKVRSRGFELDAQAQPIDGLSLYASATWDEATYISYADAPCGLEHVNQPHCDLSGRPLGGTPRWAASAGGEYSHGLALGPHEAEAYAGVDYSYRSSLYSAATDSIYSRLPALTLVNARLGLRSRDGRWDADIWAKNLFDADYFSFVGAGVGNTGALTALPGDPRTFGVTVRARY, from the coding sequence ATGAACCCGCCCTATCGCATCCCCGCCCGCGCCCCGAGCCCGCGATCGCTCCTGGCTGGCCTGATGGGCGCCACCGCCCTGGCCGTCCTGGCCAGCCCCGCTCGAGCGGCCGACAGCGCCGCCGCGGCCGCCGCCTCTCCGGGCCTCGATGACGCTGCGGTCAGCCAGATCGTGGTCACCGCCCGTCATCGCTCAGAGGATTCTCAGAAAGTGCCGATCGCCCTGACTGTGCTCGGCGGCGCCCTGCTGGCCAAGACCGACACCACGGGCATCGCCCAGGTGTCCCAGTTCGTGCCCAGCATCCAGTTCACCTTCTTCAACGCCCGCAACGCCAACATCAACATCCGGGGGCTGGGGGCCAATGTCGGCCTGGCCAGCGACGGGCTGGAGCCGGGCGTCGGCTTCTACGTGGATCAGGTCTATTATGACCGCCCAGCGGCCGCGACCTTCGAGCTGGCCGACGTCGATCGCATCGAGGTGCTGCGCGGGCCGCAGGGCACCCTGTTCGGCAAGAACACCACCGCCGGCGCCATCAGCATCACCAGCGCCGCGCCGAGCTTCAAGCCGGAAGCCAGCCTGGAGCTGACGGGCGGCGACTACGGCCTGTTCCAGACCAAGGCCCAGGTCTCGGGCCCCTTGATCGACGACCAGCTGGCGGGCCGCCTGTCGCTGGCCAGCAGCACCCGCGAGGGTACAGTGACCAACCTTGCCACTGGCGACAAGGTCAACGGCTATCTCAACCTGACCGCACGCGGCCAATTGCTGTGGGTCCCGACATCGGACCTCAAGGTCAAACTGATCGCCGACTATTCCAAACAGGACGCCAATTGCTGCGACCTGGTCCTGGCCGGTGCGGTCCTGCCGCCCAACGGCAAGAACTTCGTCAGGATCGTCGAGGGCCTGGGCTATACGCCGCTGCTGGACCCTTTCGCCCGCAAGGCGGACACCAATTCCAAGGTCCAGGCGCGCCAAGAGACCGGCGGGATCTCGCTTCAGACGGAATGGAGCCTGCCCAAGGCGGTGATCACGTCGATCACCGCCTGGCGGTTCTGGAACTGGTGGCCGTCGAACGACTCCGACTACACGCCCCTGTCGGTCCTGACCTACAGCCAGAACGCCGACGCCCAGAACCAGCTGAGCCAGGAGTTGAGGATCGCCTCGACCGGGGTCAACCGGATCGACTATGTCGCCGGCCTCTACTATTTCCGCGAACAGGTGGATGCGCGCATTCTGCAGCAGTTCGGCGACGCGGGCAGCGCCTTCTTCCTAGGCGCGGCGGTCCCCTCGGCGGTGGCCAGCGGCTATACCCTGACCGGGACCGGCAGTTTCGATACGACGAGCTATGCCGCCTTCGGCCAGGCGACCTGGCATTTCACCTCGCGCCTCAGCCTGACCGGGGGCTTGCGCTACACCTATGACGACAAGAACGGTCGGTTCCACCAGTTGGCTTCCGGCGGGGTCCCGCTGACCGGCGCTTTGGCGGCCTTCGCCCCCTATCGCTTGGCGCTGGGCCGGTCGGTGGCCTTCAGCATCCGCGATGGCAAGGGCGACGTCTCAGGCCAGGCCAACATCGCCTATCAGGTGACCAGCGACGTGCTGGCCTATGCGACCTATGCCCGGGGTTTCAAGTCGGGCGGGCTGAACCTGACCCAGTTGCCTGCGGGCGTGAGCCCTGTGGTGGCGCCGGAATCGATCGACAGCTACGAGGTCGGCCTGAAGACGCGCCTGCTGGACGGCCATGTGACCCTGAACGCCGACGGGTTCTGGCAGGAGGACAGCGACTATCAGGCCAACATCACCGACCCGGCGACGGCCAAGCAGTATCTGTCCAACATTCCCAAGGTGCGTTCGCGGGGTTTCGAGCTGGACGCCCAGGCCCAGCCGATCGACGGGCTGTCGCTCTACGCCTCGGCCACCTGGGACGAGGCGACCTATATTTCCTATGCCGACGCGCCCTGCGGCCTGGAGCATGTGAACCAGCCGCATTGCGACCTCAGCGGCCGGCCCCTGGGCGGGACCCCGCGTTGGGCGGCGTCAGCGGGCGGCGAATACAGCCATGGCCTGGCGCTGGGGCCGCACGAGGCGGAGGCCTATGCCGGCGTCGACTACAGCTACCGCAGTTCGCTTTATTCGGCGGCGACGGATTCCATCTATAGCAGGCTGCCGGCCCTGACCCTGGTCAACGCCCGCCTGGGCCTGCGTTCGCGGGACGGGCGCTGGGACGCCGACATCTGGGCCAAGAACCTGTTCGACGCCGACTATTTCAGCTTCGTCGGCGCGGGTGTCGGCAATACCGGGGCGCTGACGGCCCTGCCGGGCGACCCCAGGACCTTCGGCGTGACCGTCCGGGCGCGATATTGA
- a CDS encoding DUF1272 domain-containing protein yields MALELRPNCEWCDKDLPPASLEARICSYECTFCADCVEAHLANVCPNCGGGFQARPIRPAHEWREGASATRQPPSEKRVRLKRSPEEIAALTARLKDIPPQQR; encoded by the coding sequence ATGGCGCTGGAACTGCGGCCCAATTGCGAATGGTGCGACAAGGACCTGCCGCCGGCCAGCCTGGAGGCGCGGATCTGCAGCTACGAATGCACCTTCTGCGCCGATTGCGTGGAGGCGCATCTGGCCAATGTCTGCCCCAACTGCGGCGGCGGCTTCCAGGCCCGCCCTATCCGGCCGGCGCACGAGTGGCGCGAGGGCGCCTCGGCCACGCGTCAGCCGCCTTCGGAAAAGCGCGTGCGCCTGAAGCGCTCTCCGGAGGAGATCGCGGCTTTGACGGCGCGGCTGAAGGATATCCCGCCGCAGCAGCGGTGA